Sequence from the Pedobacter sp. D749 genome:
CAAATTTCTTTGGTATGCTGAATGTTCCAGCCGTACATACTGCCTGTAAAAATAGCTCCTCTGCGGCAATGCGGACATTTACAATGTACAATGGCGTAAAGTTTCGAGGTAGTTTGCTCAGACATACTTTTAATTTAAATTAAAAGGTTCCTTTTTCATATTAAGTTGAACGTTCTTTTTACGATACTTTTTATACCAAACCACACCAACAATTACGGCCATTAAATAGGGAACAGACAAAAGATACAAAACACCCGTATTCAAACCCGCCGTTTGTGTATTGCCGTTTTTAACACCTTGTTCGGCATTAATGGTACACATCGAACACTGGGCATTAACATTTTGGCTTACCGCAAAGGTAAATACCAAAACAAACAGGATAAAAATTGCTTTCTTCTTCATGGTTTACAAATATAGGAATAAACGGGTGGAGGGGTTTAAAAATTATGTCATAAAAAAACCTCACTTTTTAGGGTGAGGTTTTCGAGAGGCAGCTATTTTACGAATTTTATCCCTTAATGATTTTAACTCCATACTCTTGGATAGAATATTTCCCATTAATATCTAAAACGGTAGGGCCAAATATATTAGGTTGAAGAACTAATGGATAGATTGATGCTTCCCAACTATTTGGGATACCAAAATATTTACCATAAACGAAATCTACATATGGAATAATTCCACTAGGTAATATTCCACCGTAGCTCAACAATTTATTCCCTCTCTCGGATCTATCCTCAGGAATTACTAGTTCACCATTTACCGTATATACAGACAATATGGTCGTACCATAAACAGCTATCTTATTCCTTACTCTTTCGAAGTCAAGAGCTGACACTGGGGTTTGCTCTCCAAGTAATCCAAAAAAATACTCCATCAAATCTTTCTTCATATCAGCGGGAACTATACATGGCAGACATTCAGTTGCAGGATAAATTGGCTTACCAGGCCCAGTACTTATATTTCCCATGAGATTTGTACCCGCCAACATTTCATCCATACACGAATCATAAGCATCATTACTACCATATGATGTGTTAAGTGGATCTGTAAAGCCAATAAAACATCCTATTGTTCCACCAACTTCGTAATTCACCTCAGAAAAGTTTTTCTCCGATTTAATTTTCTTACTAGAAACAATTGGTTTAGCACTAATTTGTTTTACTTCCTCTTTTTTGCAGGAAAGTGATAAACCTAAAAAGGTGATCATTAAGATCATTTTAATCTTTTTCATAAAATATCTTTAGATATGTTTAAAACTAATTAAGAAGGGGTTCAGGGTAAGAAAACCCTCACCAAAAGGCAAGGGTTTACAAGATTTAGCTAACGCCCTATTGAAATGTGATCCAACTTCTTGCATCTTTTACTGACACCAAATCGAAACCACTTCCTACCCGGATTACGTAAAAACCTTTAGGATCAACAAAATTTTGAGTTGTTTTATCAATAATTGTCTTCGCCGATGCATTTCCTGTAGAACCGACAATCGAAGTTACCGTGTTTAACAAAAAGCCGTTAGCTGTTATTGTAGATGTAATTTTTGATGAATAAGGAAAATTGCCAGCAGTAAAACAAACAAAATTTCCTTTGTTAGCTCCAGTAACATAATAATCTAAATCTGTAAAATCCGGAATCGTATTTATCCCGTATGCGTCTATAATGCCATCAACTGTGAAGCCGTTGTACGACTCCCACCAACTACTCCTAGGCCTTCCCGTTGCAAGAAAGCTTAATGCATCGTTTTTGTTATAGTCAATAGGAGAAATGGCTTCTTTGATTTGTAACGAGACTCCTCCATTTGTACTCGCACTAATAAACCCGGTAGATGCATCAAAAGTTACTCCACTTAATCCTGTAATTGTTGTGGATCCGATCATGATTGGATCAAACAAAACCAGTGAAGTGCCTGAAACAAAATAATTACTTGATGATGATTTTAACACACCTGCTTTATCAAGATAATTAAAACCAAAGATTCTTCGGTTGGGGTCAATCTTCACTTCGCAGTTAATCCCGCCAATTGTAGCTTGCTTAAAATAAGTTCTTAATTTAGAAAAGGTAGTAAGTACAGCCTCAGGTGCGGTAAATGCCGAAGCATTATCGGCAGCAGATTTTGACCTTACCAAAATCAGCTTGCTTTTATTAAAAGTGCCTTCCAATTTTATGGTATCGGCACTTGCTGAAAGAAAGGCAAATTCGAAATCTGAATAATAGCCTTCGCCTGTTTCGCCTCCAATAACGTCTGGTGTTGGGTCTGCTATCAAATGTAATGTTGAATAGGTATCAAACAATAAAGTTGGTCTTTGCAGAGCCTTTAAGCGGTAAGAACTTTCGTTTGGTGTTGGCTCATAATCTGCCGACATTGTGGTCCTGTTCTTATCCGTAAAACTGAATAAGAATGTAGCAAGGACTTTAGTATCTGTTAATAAATAACCTTTCCAACCAAATTGCGCTCCAGCCAACTGAGTTTTATATGCCGTTAGCGTTTCAGACAAACGGTCATCAACGTTGCCAAGTATCGGATCCGTTTTGTCTTTTTTACAAGAGCCTAAGGCCAATGCAAACAAGAATAAATATAATAAATGCTTTTTCATCAATTTTATTTTAAATTATTACAATGTGCCAAATAGGTAAGATGTAGGGTCGTTTGTTTTCACAAGTCCACCGAATATACTTTTCGATTGAGGAACGATATCATCAACCCAACGTATTGTAAATTGCTGCCCCTTAAAGTAGTTTAGTAAAGTTGGGATAGCAGCCTCTATTGCCCTTGCGTTGGCATAAGTTACGGTTGTTGGCTGCGGATTTGAATAGGCTAATGTAATGTTTCCATTAATATTGGCTATATTAAAATTAAAATCAGCATTAAAACCCACGCCTAAAGCAGCAGTAGGATCCATAAAATTCACCCTTAAAATTACTTTATTGGCCGAAGTAAAAATTAAAGAAATGTTATCGATATAATAACCAACGCCAGTTTGTAAGCCCGTATTTGCTGTGTTATAAGCCGCTAGAAACTTTGTTGACAAACCTGTTAATTTTTGAGGATTTACCGTAATTGTACTATAAGTTTTGGCTGGGCCCAATAAACTATTAAAATCTGCGGTTGGAGATTGCGATTCTATAGCAGCCTGGGTTCTGGTCTGTAGGTCAGCAATGTCGATACCCCAGCTATCTTTCATATAAGATGTTACAATAGCTTTCTTTCTTAATAACTTCGCTCTTCCATCAGCATTTTGTTCGTAAATTCCCTTGCCGTTTCTTTTAATGTATACACCATCATAGACAAATAGATTGTTTACAATATTGTCGAAATTAGCTTGCCCACCCTCTAACAAGGTTGATAGCGTTTCAACAAAATCATCATCTTTATTTGATCTTGAATAGGGTGTAATAAAGCCCTTACCCCAAAAATCTGCCTCGTACATAATTTTATCTAAAGCGGCATTTGTTGAATATGCTCCTCTAAAAATATTAAACCATGTTGCAGTATAATCGCCTGGAGTTATTCTTTGGTAATCAGGAGTTACCGCAATGTTTTGGTTAAGGATGTGACCAAATTCGTGATGCATGGTATGCAAAATTTGTCTAACTGCGGCCTTATTGTCCTGATCAAAAGTATTTAAATCAAGTAATACAATTTTTCTTCCCGATTCTGCTGTACCAAGGGTAATAGTGCCATTGCTGTTATAAGAAGGGCTACCTGCCAGATAAAACTGTTTCTGGCAATACTCTTTCATGAAATCTCCGCCTTTTACAGCTACATAAGGGTCGATCCAAGTTTTCTTAATGATATTCATTACCGGTATCACAAGATCTTCCTGAATTGGGACTACGTTTTTATAAATCTCACCTAGCTCAGATCTATCCCATTTATATTTAACCTCTATATTATATGGAGTAGTATAATTTGTACTGATCCACTCATCTATTGGTCCTTTGGTCCATGTATCTCCACCCAAACCAACTATATTCGTACTTAAATCATCTTTTTTGCTACATCCTGCCAAAAAGATTGTGGTCAATGCAACTAATGATATGCTTAATAATTTCTTTTTCATAATATTCTTATATTATAATTAACGAGGATTGGCAGCTAATCCAGCTGCAACTGCATCTTGAGGAATTTGAACTAATCTACGCGGGTCATCTGCACCCAATGAAATTTTAGTTTTTCCATCAAGGCTATTGTGTTCAATCGGGATTTTTAGCCTTAATACGTCAAGCCATCTCAAACCTTCGTGCATAAATTCCTGACGTTTAAAGTTCAAGATTGTAGCCACCAATGCGTCCTTAATAGATAATGCTGGAAAAAATGCTGTTGCTTTAGTTTCGGTAAATTTATCGGCAGTTGCAGAATAGCCTACAATTCTTTTTGATAAATAAGCATCAATATCTGCAATTGTTAACGCATTATTATTACCTAACATCGCGCTGGCCTCTGCTCTGTTAAATAAAACCTCTTCAGTTGTGAATAAAGGAACCATATTATAACCGTCGCCAAAATTGGCGCTGATGGTTTCTTTCACAAAATGTTCTCTGAATTTTGGAATGTTATACACTACATCTGTACCACCAAAAATTTTATTTGAAAATGCAAAAGCCTTTTTACTTGGATTATTTGCTGCTGTAAAAATTGGTAGAATAGAAGAACTTAAACCATAATTATAGCCTGCATAACTACGCCCCCAATACGAACTTGCTTCTTGCAACAATAAATTAGCGGGCTCTGTAGAATTGGTATACAAGGCCTGCAATTCATAATAACCTAATGCATTATAAGTGGTATTCCAAGCTCTTAAATTATCAGAGATTGTTGTTTCAGGAAAAACTGCATTAGCGTGATCGATTACTTTTTGATAATTTTTTTTAAATAAATAAAAACGTGTAGCAAAAGCATGGGCTGCCTGCGTAGTAAAGTGGTATTTAGGTACTCTATATGAATTGTTTTTAATTAAAGGTAAACCCTCCAATAAATCCTTTTCTATGTTAGCATACACGCCAGCAACAGTTCCTCTAGTGTAGTTACCTTCAACTATTTTCTGTGGTAATGTTACGTATGGAATTCCTGGATCAGAATCTGCAGTTGCCGGATCGTAAGCTTTAGCAAAAAACGTTACTAACATAAAATGTACATAAGCCCTGGCAACTAATGCTTCTCCCCTACTTGCAGAATATTCTGCAGTATTTCCAGCCTTATCAATGGCCTCCAATGCATAATTTGCAGCAGCAATAGCTTTATAACAAGAGTTCCAATAAAATGGTGGTGTATCTACCGATGTAGCATCTATTTGATCTATATAATTCCATGGAGAAGAATTTGGTAAATCTCTACCTGTTGTACCTTTATCACCGGCATTGTCGCTCATTGCCTCTGCAAAGGCAAGATAATTGCCGTGTGGATATGCATTTGCTAATAATTCGGCTACTTTAACAGAACTGTTTAACTCTGTTCGATCATCTGGTTGATGCTCTAAAAATTTCTTACAGCTCGAAGATAACAGTAAGCATGAGCATGCGATATATATGAATATTTTATTCTTTTTCATTTCTTTTCAATTTAATTAGAAGCCAACTTTTAGAGAAAGTGTATACTGTTTTGGAATTGGTAACGCTACACCACCTGAGGCAAAAAATTCTGGATCCTGTCCCTTAAGTTTTTTATCAGAATAAATCAACCAAAAATTATTTGCCACTGCACTTATTGATGCGTTGTTTGCGCCAATAGTTTTTAGGATTCTTGCAGGCAATGCGTACGACAGCGATAATTGTTTTAAACGAATAAAACCTCCATCTGCCACCCTGGCTGTTGAGTAGTTATAAGTATTATAGGGATACGTTCCATCAATATTAGCTGCTGCTTCAACATCAGGGATAGATGGGACGTTTGTTTTTAATTCATCACCTGGTAATGTCCATCTATCTTTAAACTCATTAGGCAAGGCATCTAAATCTGAATATGAAGTGGCAAAAACTGGGTTTAGCCTAATTTTATTTCCTGCAGAGAAGGTAAATAAAGAGCTAAAAGTAAATCCTTTATAACTCACACTATTGTAAAAACCACCTGTCAATTTTGGGTCTGTTGGACCTTCATATTTTAGGTATTTAGTTTCAAGGCTTTGCATATAAACATCACCACTTTTCTCACCTTTTTCATTGATAAATTCAGGAATTCCCGTATCATGATTTAAACCGGTAAAATCAACAGAGTATAAGCCACGGTATGGAAAGCCTTGCTGAGGTCCACCATCTGCAGTTACCAAACTGAATATACTCTGAGGGCTCGAAAGTTTAGTAACCTTGTTTTTATTATAGCCAAAGTTAAAATTACTTCTCCAGCTCCATTCAGTAGTTTTAATAATTGGCCCACTTAATGTCACCTCGATACCTTTAGTATTCATATCAGCATAATTCGCAGTAGTTAAATACTGTCCGCCAATCCCTGAAGTTCTTAATGGACTGATTAAATCGAACCCATTCCTGTTATATAAATCAACAGTTAGATTTAATTTATCTTTAAAAAAGCCCAGATCAAGACCAATGTTAGTTTCATATTGCTTTTCCCATGTTAAATCGCGGTTCTCAATATATTCAATATTCATAACAGATTCGTTTTCACTCGTATACGGCCTTAAGGCACTTCCATTCCTTAAAACTAATGCTGAGTTGGTAGCACTACCCAAACTTGCTGTTAAACCATATGTGGCTCTAATAGTAGCGCGGTTTAAGATTTTCTTCAATCTTTCATTTTCGAAAAATTTCTCTCTATCTATATTCCAGGCACCAGAAATATTCCAGGTAGGTAACCACCTAGCCGTAGCTGAACTTCCCAATTGGTTTGAGCCATCATATCTACCTGTAGCATTAAATGAATATTTACCATCGTAAGAATAGGCGGCCCTTGTCATAAATGCGGCGAAACGATCGTATCTGTGATTCATTGAATAATAATTCAAATTATTCAAAGTAGCCTGTTTCACAATATTTGGATCAATAAATGGAACTCCACCTTTATCGTATTGATAACCGTAACCAATCATGCTCCTGGTTTGACGATCAGCCATTCTCATTTCCTGAAAAGCATAAACATTAATTAAGTGCTTCTCATTGATAGTATTATCATACTCTATAGAGTTCCTAACCATATACGATTTAAGAAAATCGTCAGTTGTATTGTAAAATCCACCATAAGGAAGCACGACAACTGGTTGTAATTCCGGATGTTCAGGATCACGAAACAAGAATCGATTATTATCTTGAATATAAGAATCACCATTCGCTCTATAGGCGTTTGCCATATTAGAGTTTTCTTTTACTTTATGCTCATTACCACTTTTTACATATCGCATCGATGCTAAGAAATCGTACTTAAAGTGCTTTACAAACCTATAGCCTAAACCACCTTGGAGTTTAAAATCCAACATACTTAAGTCCAACGAATTATTATCCAGTTCATTCAGGATATTAAAATTGGCGAAATTTCTTGTAAAGTTTTCCCTGTTCCCGTTTTGATCAAATGCTGTTAAAGTTCTACTCGTATTTAAAGCATAACTAAAAGGATTAATATCAAAATCTCTGGAGTATGTTCCTTCAACGGGATTGCTAACACGTCCCACAGTGCCAGGTGCTTTTTGGTTACGGATTGATCCTGTAGTAATAAAATTAACTGAAAGTTTATCTGAAAGATTAAATACAGCGTTAACATTTGCAGTATAACGTTCCACATCATTTCCAATAGCCCAACCATTATCGTTTAAATAACTGGTTGAAAAATATAGTTGGGATTTTTCAGTTCCTGATGAAACACTAATGGCATGCTCTTGCATTAAAGAGTTTTTGAAAAGTACATCAAACCAATCTGTATTTGCAGTTGCATAGCGAGATAAGAATGAATTTCTTGCTTCAGGGGTATTTGCTAAAGCAAATGTACCTGAACTTGCATCGTACGTATTAATTAATTGATACATTTTGGTAAAAACACCACCGTCTGCTGCTCTCGAAGCACTAGAATGATTTAACCATCCTTTGCGGGCCAGCTCTGAATAAACAGACATTTGATCAGAAGAATTCATAATGTTATAACTGTCATACGTCGGCTTTAAATAGGTAGAAAAGTTACCTGTATAAGAGATTAGCGGTTTACCAATACGTCCTTTCTTTGTTGTGATAACCACAACACCATTCATTGCGCGTGCACCATATTGTGCAGTCGCAGCCGCATCTTTTAAGATATTGAATGATTCAATATCGTCAGCGTTTATACCAGCTACAGAAGATCCAATCAACGTACTTACATCTCCTGATGATAACTGTTCATTGGAGATATTAACAACATCCTCCAAAATCACACCATCAACTACCCATAAAGGTTTATTATCTCCAGTAATTGAGGTTGCACCGCGAACACGGATTTTTGGTGCAGCTCCAAAAGTACCAGATACATTTTGTACTGAAACCCCAGCTACACGACCTTCGAGCATACGACTTACGTCTGTAATACCATCTTGTTTAACATCAGCTCCTTTTAGTGCTGTGGCAGCTCCGGTAAATAATTTCTTGTTTAAATTCTGATAACCTGTTGAAATAATATTTACATCTTTAAGTTCATTTGCATCTTCTTCTAATACTACATTTATAGATGTTTTAGATCCAACCTCAACCTCTATTGTTTTATATCCAATAAAGCTAAAAACCAAGGTAGCACCTTCTTTAACCGAAATAGCAAAATCTCCGTTACTGCTGGTAGATACCGCATTTGCTACCCCTTTTTCCTTTACACTCACTCCAGGCAGTGCGGCTCCGTTTTTATCCTTCACTCTTCCGGTTACCTTTACAGCAACAAAATAGCTCAGCACTTTATCAAATACTGATTTTTCTTTTACTGTAATCAGAACCGTCCTATCCTCAATAGCATAGCTAAGGTCTCTGCCTGAAACAATTTTGTTCATTACTTCTTCAACCGTTAAGCTGTTAAAGTCAACATTTAAAGTGGTTGAGGTTTTAATTTTATTGGTTGATAAAAGAACATCATAACCAGATTGTTTTCTGATCTCTTTAAAAACCTTTTCTAAGGTTACATTTTTTTCTTTTAACGTAACCAGCTGGCCAAATGAAGCTGCGCTTACCTGCATTAAAGAGGCAAGCAGTATGACCGTAACTAACTTCATAATCAATAGCAATTTAGGTATGTAGCGTCGGTGCGTACATAAAATTTCAATATAAATTTTGTACATTTAATAGTCTGTTTTTTTTGCGAAGCGCAATGAAGTTTGGACGCCAAAAAGCGTTTCGCGGATTATCCAAGAAATAATTGATTTTTAATCGATTCCGGTTTACGGAATAGCTAAACAGATAATAAAGGGGTGTTGCAAGCACTCCTTTTTTTATTCATTTATCTTCGAATCGTCAGGAGGTTTGTTGAGGTCTATTCATAATTTGTAAGGTTTAGGTTAAGGTTGATTAAGTTGTTTTATTTTTAGAGATAAAGGTTAGTTATGGCTTCATCTGTTATCATTTATTCTTTGTGAACAATTAATTTATTGCCCTTAATATCAAAATGCACTTCCCCTGTTTGTTCAAACTTGGTCAGCACTTTTGATATTTTTTCGAAACGGCTTACCGTTCCATAATACATCACATCTTTGGCCTCAGGATCGGCATATTCTATTTCTACATTATACCAACGGGCAACTTTACGTAAAATGCTTTCCTGCCTTTCGTTATTAAACATAAAATAGCCCTTTTTCCACGCTATTGCTTCTTCAACATCCACTTCTTTTATGGCAATACCCGAAACAGATACCAGGGATTGTTCTCCAGGTTTAAGTATTTCGCTCTCATTGGTATTTTTATGCAAAACACGCACACTTCCTTCCAATAAAGTAGTTTTAGTTACCATTTCATCTTTATAGCTGTTAATGTTAAAGTGTGTTCCCAATACCTCAACAGCCTGTTTATCGGTCTCTACAATAAAAGGATGTGATGCATTTTTAGCGACTTCAAAATAAGCTTCACCATCTAATTTAACTACACGCTGTTTTGCGGTTCCAATGTTTA
This genomic interval carries:
- a CDS encoding DUF4302 domain-containing protein — protein: MKKHLLYLFLFALALGSCKKDKTDPILGNVDDRLSETLTAYKTQLAGAQFGWKGYLLTDTKVLATFLFSFTDKNRTTMSADYEPTPNESSYRLKALQRPTLLFDTYSTLHLIADPTPDVIGGETGEGYYSDFEFAFLSASADTIKLEGTFNKSKLILVRSKSAADNASAFTAPEAVLTTFSKLRTYFKQATIGGINCEVKIDPNRRIFGFNYLDKAGVLKSSSSNYFVSGTSLVLFDPIMIGSTTITGLSGVTFDASTGFISASTNGGVSLQIKEAISPIDYNKNDALSFLATGRPRSSWWESYNGFTVDGIIDAYGINTIPDFTDLDYYVTGANKGNFVCFTAGNFPYSSKITSTITANGFLLNTVTSIVGSTGNASAKTIIDKTTQNFVDPKGFYVIRVGSGFDLVSVKDARSWITFQ
- a CDS encoding putative zinc-binding metallopeptidase, with amino-acid sequence MKKKLLSISLVALTTIFLAGCSKKDDLSTNIVGLGGDTWTKGPIDEWISTNYTTPYNIEVKYKWDRSELGEIYKNVVPIQEDLVIPVMNIIKKTWIDPYVAVKGGDFMKEYCQKQFYLAGSPSYNSNGTITLGTAESGRKIVLLDLNTFDQDNKAAVRQILHTMHHEFGHILNQNIAVTPDYQRITPGDYTATWFNIFRGAYSTNAALDKIMYEADFWGKGFITPYSRSNKDDDFVETLSTLLEGGQANFDNIVNNLFVYDGVYIKRNGKGIYEQNADGRAKLLRKKAIVTSYMKDSWGIDIADLQTRTQAAIESQSPTADFNSLLGPAKTYSTITVNPQKLTGLSTKFLAAYNTANTGLQTGVGYYIDNISLIFTSANKVILRVNFMDPTAALGVGFNADFNFNIANINGNITLAYSNPQPTTVTYANARAIEAAIPTLLNYFKGQQFTIRWVDDIVPQSKSIFGGLVKTNDPTSYLFGTL
- a CDS encoding RagB/SusD family nutrient uptake outer membrane protein, which translates into the protein MKKNKIFIYIACSCLLLSSSCKKFLEHQPDDRTELNSSVKVAELLANAYPHGNYLAFAEAMSDNAGDKGTTGRDLPNSSPWNYIDQIDATSVDTPPFYWNSCYKAIAAANYALEAIDKAGNTAEYSASRGEALVARAYVHFMLVTFFAKAYDPATADSDPGIPYVTLPQKIVEGNYTRGTVAGVYANIEKDLLEGLPLIKNNSYRVPKYHFTTQAAHAFATRFYLFKKNYQKVIDHANAVFPETTISDNLRAWNTTYNALGYYELQALYTNSTEPANLLLQEASSYWGRSYAGYNYGLSSSILPIFTAANNPSKKAFAFSNKIFGGTDVVYNIPKFREHFVKETISANFGDGYNMVPLFTTEEVLFNRAEASAMLGNNNALTIADIDAYLSKRIVGYSATADKFTETKATAFFPALSIKDALVATILNFKRQEFMHEGLRWLDVLRLKIPIEHNSLDGKTKISLGADDPRRLVQIPQDAVAAGLAANPR
- a CDS encoding SusC/RagA family TonB-linked outer membrane protein; the protein is MKLVTVILLASLMQVSAASFGQLVTLKEKNVTLEKVFKEIRKQSGYDVLLSTNKIKTSTTLNVDFNSLTVEEVMNKIVSGRDLSYAIEDRTVLITVKEKSVFDKVLSYFVAVKVTGRVKDKNGAALPGVSVKEKGVANAVSTSSNGDFAISVKEGATLVFSFIGYKTIEVEVGSKTSINVVLEEDANELKDVNIISTGYQNLNKKLFTGAATALKGADVKQDGITDVSRMLEGRVAGVSVQNVSGTFGAAPKIRVRGATSITGDNKPLWVVDGVILEDVVNISNEQLSSGDVSTLIGSSVAGINADDIESFNILKDAAATAQYGARAMNGVVVITTKKGRIGKPLISYTGNFSTYLKPTYDSYNIMNSSDQMSVYSELARKGWLNHSSASRAADGGVFTKMYQLINTYDASSGTFALANTPEARNSFLSRYATANTDWFDVLFKNSLMQEHAISVSSGTEKSQLYFSTSYLNDNGWAIGNDVERYTANVNAVFNLSDKLSVNFITTGSIRNQKAPGTVGRVSNPVEGTYSRDFDINPFSYALNTSRTLTAFDQNGNRENFTRNFANFNILNELDNNSLDLSMLDFKLQGGLGYRFVKHFKYDFLASMRYVKSGNEHKVKENSNMANAYRANGDSYIQDNNRFLFRDPEHPELQPVVVLPYGGFYNTTDDFLKSYMVRNSIEYDNTINEKHLINVYAFQEMRMADRQTRSMIGYGYQYDKGGVPFIDPNIVKQATLNNLNYYSMNHRYDRFAAFMTRAAYSYDGKYSFNATGRYDGSNQLGSSATARWLPTWNISGAWNIDREKFFENERLKKILNRATIRATYGLTASLGSATNSALVLRNGSALRPYTSENESVMNIEYIENRDLTWEKQYETNIGLDLGFFKDKLNLTVDLYNRNGFDLISPLRTSGIGGQYLTTANYADMNTKGIEVTLSGPIIKTTEWSWRSNFNFGYNKNKVTKLSSPQSIFSLVTADGGPQQGFPYRGLYSVDFTGLNHDTGIPEFINEKGEKSGDVYMQSLETKYLKYEGPTDPKLTGGFYNSVSYKGFTFSSLFTFSAGNKIRLNPVFATSYSDLDALPNEFKDRWTLPGDELKTNVPSIPDVEAAANIDGTYPYNTYNYSTARVADGGFIRLKQLSLSYALPARILKTIGANNASISAVANNFWLIYSDKKLKGQDPEFFASGGVALPIPKQYTLSLKVGF